One genomic segment of Streptomyces sp. NBC_00239 includes these proteins:
- a CDS encoding zinc ribbon domain-containing protein, translating into MNAEPADQIRLLDVQALDVRLSQLAHKRNTLPELAELESLTKDLSQQRDLLVAAQTEESDTQREQTKAEQDVDQVRQRAVRDQQRLDSGAVGSPRDLENLQREITSLAKRQGDLEDVVLEVMERRESAQERVVELTDRVSAIQGKTDDATARRDAATAEIDTEVAKLSKDRELVVGSIPADLVALYEKIRVKQGGVGAAKLYQRRCLGCQIELDIAEVNEVKSAAANKVVRHENCGRILVRTADSGI; encoded by the coding sequence CTGAACGCCGAGCCCGCCGACCAGATCCGACTTCTCGACGTCCAGGCCCTGGACGTCCGGCTGTCTCAGCTCGCACACAAGCGCAACACGCTGCCCGAGCTCGCCGAGCTGGAGTCCCTGACCAAGGACCTCAGCCAGCAGCGCGACCTGCTCGTCGCCGCGCAGACCGAGGAGAGCGACACCCAGCGCGAGCAGACCAAGGCGGAGCAGGACGTCGACCAGGTGCGCCAGCGCGCCGTCCGCGACCAGCAGCGCCTGGACTCCGGCGCGGTCGGCTCGCCGCGCGACCTGGAGAACCTCCAGCGCGAGATCACCTCGCTGGCCAAGCGCCAGGGCGACCTGGAGGACGTGGTCCTGGAGGTCATGGAGCGCCGCGAGTCCGCCCAGGAGCGGGTCGTGGAGCTCACCGACCGGGTCTCCGCGATCCAGGGGAAGACGGACGACGCGACCGCCCGCCGCGACGCCGCCACCGCCGAGATCGACACCGAGGTCGCCAAGCTCTCCAAGGACCGCGAGCTGGTCGTCGGGTCGATCCCGGCCGACCTGGTCGCCCTGTACGAGAAGATCCGCGTCAAGCAGGGCGGCGTCGGCGCCGCCAAGCTGTACCAGCGCCGCTGCCTGGGCTGCCAGATCGAGCTGGACATCGCCGAGGTCAACGAGGTCAAGTCGGCCGCCGCGAACAAGGTCGTCCGGCACGAGAACTGCGGCCGCATCCTGGTCCGTACGGCCGACTCGGGCATCTGA
- a CDS encoding bifunctional RNase H/acid phosphatase encodes MPRFVVEADGGSRGNPGPAGYGAVVLDPVTGETLAERAEYIGVATNNVAEYKGLIAGLKAAAELAPEAAVLVRMDSKLVVEQMSGRWKIKHPDMKPLAAEAARILPASQVTYEWIPRERNKHADRLANEAMDAGKRGRQWEPSASTAALDTGAARSLATPPPAGPVGDAAAGAAAARAALASARGTTAPRGAHAAGGAHAADTLFADEPASGTAVPGATAPGTAVAETAPQPAAPVAAPSAGWSGPDLGTPATFVLLRHGETALTPEKRFSGSGGTDPELSETGLRQADAVARALAARGTIETVVSSPLRRCRQTAQAVADRLGLAVTVDEGLRETDFGAWEGLTFAEVRERFPADLDAWLASPKAAPTGGGESFATVARRVAAARDRLLAAHRGRTVLLVSHVTPVKTLVRLALGAPPESLFKMELSAASLSAVAYYADGNASLRLLNDTSHLR; translated from the coding sequence ATGCCGCGGTTTGTCGTCGAGGCCGACGGGGGGTCCCGGGGCAACCCGGGGCCCGCGGGCTACGGGGCGGTCGTCCTCGACCCCGTCACCGGTGAGACGCTCGCCGAGCGGGCCGAGTACATCGGTGTCGCGACGAACAACGTGGCCGAGTACAAAGGCCTGATCGCGGGCCTGAAGGCCGCCGCCGAGCTCGCGCCGGAGGCCGCCGTCCTGGTGCGGATGGACTCCAAGCTCGTCGTCGAGCAGATGTCGGGCCGCTGGAAGATCAAGCACCCGGACATGAAGCCGCTCGCGGCGGAGGCGGCACGGATCCTGCCCGCCTCCCAGGTGACGTACGAGTGGATCCCGCGCGAGCGCAACAAGCACGCGGACCGGCTCGCCAACGAGGCCATGGACGCGGGCAAGCGCGGCCGGCAGTGGGAGCCGTCGGCCTCCACCGCGGCCCTCGACACGGGCGCGGCCCGCAGCCTGGCGACCCCGCCGCCGGCCGGACCCGTGGGCGACGCCGCCGCGGGCGCGGCCGCCGCGCGCGCCGCCCTGGCCTCGGCCCGCGGCACCACCGCACCCCGCGGGGCGCACGCCGCGGGCGGAGCGCACGCAGCGGACACCCTGTTCGCCGACGAACCCGCGAGCGGGACGGCCGTACCCGGGGCCACCGCACCCGGTACCGCCGTAGCAGAAACGGCACCTCAGCCCGCCGCCCCCGTCGCCGCGCCCTCGGCCGGCTGGTCGGGGCCGGACCTCGGCACGCCCGCGACCTTCGTGCTGCTGCGGCACGGCGAGACCGCCCTGACCCCCGAGAAGCGGTTCTCGGGCAGCGGCGGCACCGACCCGGAACTGTCCGAGACCGGCCTGCGCCAGGCCGACGCCGTCGCCCGGGCGCTCGCGGCCCGCGGCACCATCGAGACGGTGGTCTCCTCGCCGCTGCGCCGCTGCCGGCAGACCGCCCAGGCGGTCGCCGACCGGCTGGGGCTCGCGGTCACCGTCGACGAGGGACTGCGCGAGACGGACTTCGGCGCCTGGGAGGGCCTCACCTTCGCCGAGGTGCGCGAGCGCTTCCCCGCCGACCTCGACGCCTGGCTCGCCTCCCCGAAGGCCGCCCCGACCGGCGGAGGCGAGAGCTTCGCGACGGTCGCCCGGCGGGTCGCCGCCGCCCGCGACCGGCTGCTCGCCGCGCACCGGGGCCGTACGGTGCTGCTGGTCAGCCACGTCACCCCGGTCAAGACGCTGGTCCGGCTGGCCCTCGGGGCGCCGCCGGAGTCGCTGTTCAAGATGGAGCTGTCGGCCGCTTCGCTGTCGGCGGTCGCCTACTACGCGGACGGCAACGCCTCGCTGCGGCTCCTGAACGACACCTCGCACCTGCGCTGA
- a CDS encoding RNB domain-containing ribonuclease, whose product MPRRHMHMTGAAGDPLRAALRDLRTSLEVPSEFPAAVLAEAERAAREPRLPESDATDLPMFTIDPPGSVDLDQAVHLARRPGGGFRVHYAIADVAAFVTPGGALDAEVHRRVMTLYFPDGKVPLHPAALSEGAASLLPGQTRPALLWRIDLDAQGRAVATEVRRALVRSRSRLDYEGVQRAIDGGTAEEPLALLKDIGLLREALETERGGVSLNVPEQEIDERDGRFELSYRAPRPADGWNAQISLLTGMAAADLMLAAGTGVLRTLPSAPDGAVGRLRRAATALHIDWPHHVPYAQLVRSLDPRVPRHAAFLQECTALLRGAGYTVFEGGRTPDPALHSAVAAPYAHCTAPLRRLVDRYAGELCVAAVAGREPPEWAVAALADLPKEMAEGGRLANTVERECVDLVEAAVLKDRVGETFDATVIDVKEREPRVGTVHLEEPAVVGRIESGSPVPLGERIRVRLTQADPGTAKILFAPA is encoded by the coding sequence ATGCCACGCCGCCACATGCACATGACCGGCGCAGCCGGGGATCCGCTGCGGGCCGCCCTGCGTGACCTGCGGACGAGCCTGGAGGTGCCCTCTGAGTTTCCGGCCGCGGTGCTCGCCGAGGCGGAACGCGCCGCCCGGGAGCCGCGCCTGCCCGAGTCGGACGCCACCGACCTGCCGATGTTCACCATCGACCCGCCGGGCTCGGTCGACCTGGACCAGGCCGTGCACCTGGCGCGCCGGCCGGGCGGCGGCTTCCGGGTGCACTACGCCATCGCGGACGTGGCCGCGTTCGTCACCCCGGGCGGCGCGCTCGACGCGGAGGTGCACCGGCGGGTGATGACCCTGTACTTCCCCGACGGAAAGGTGCCGCTGCACCCGGCCGCACTGTCCGAGGGCGCCGCCAGCCTGCTGCCCGGGCAGACCCGCCCGGCGCTGCTGTGGCGGATCGACCTCGACGCGCAGGGCCGGGCCGTGGCCACGGAGGTGCGCCGGGCGCTGGTGCGCAGCCGGTCCCGGCTGGACTACGAGGGCGTGCAGCGGGCCATCGACGGAGGTACCGCCGAGGAGCCGCTCGCCCTGCTGAAGGACATCGGGCTGCTGCGCGAGGCGCTGGAGACGGAGCGCGGCGGGGTGTCCCTGAACGTGCCCGAGCAGGAGATCGACGAGCGGGACGGACGGTTCGAGCTGAGCTACCGGGCGCCGCGGCCCGCCGACGGTTGGAACGCGCAGATCTCGCTGCTGACCGGGATGGCCGCGGCGGATCTGATGCTGGCGGCGGGCACCGGCGTACTGCGGACCCTGCCGAGCGCCCCGGACGGCGCGGTCGGCCGGCTGCGGCGGGCGGCGACGGCCCTGCACATCGACTGGCCGCACCACGTCCCGTACGCGCAGCTGGTGCGCTCCCTGGATCCGCGGGTGCCCCGGCACGCGGCGTTCCTCCAGGAGTGCACGGCGCTGCTGCGCGGGGCGGGTTACACGGTCTTCGAGGGCGGCCGGACCCCCGACCCGGCGCTGCACTCGGCGGTGGCCGCCCCGTACGCGCACTGCACGGCGCCGCTGCGGCGGCTGGTGGACCGGTACGCGGGCGAGCTGTGCGTGGCGGCGGTCGCCGGGCGGGAGCCGCCCGAGTGGGCGGTGGCCGCGCTGGCGGACCTGCCGAAGGAGATGGCGGAGGGCGGCAGGCTCGCCAACACGGTGGAGCGGGAGTGCGTGGACCTGGTCGAGGCGGCCGTGCTGAAGGACCGGGTGGGCGAGACCTTCGACGCGACGGTGATCGACGTGAAGGAGCGGGAGCCGCGGGTGGGGACCGTGCACCTGGAGGAGCCCGCGGTGGTGGGCCGGATCGAGTCGGGCTCGCCGGTGCCGCTGGGCGAGCGGATCCGGGTGCGGCTCACGCAGGCCGACCCGGGCACCGCCAAGATCCTCTTCGCCCCGGCCTGA
- the yaaA gene encoding peroxide stress protein YaaA: MLVLLPPSEGKAAGGSGAPLKAEGLSLPGLAGARAAVLDELVELCLTDEERARDVLGLSEGLRGEIAKNAELRTAGARPAGEIYTGVLYDALGLATLDAAARALAERSLLVFSGLWGAVRVTDRIPSYRCSMGVKLPALGALGAYWRGPMAEVMPAAAGDGLVLDLRSSAYATAWKPKGELAGRTATVRVLQSQMVDGVEKRSVVSHFNKATKGRVVRDLLRAGAVPRSPAELVVALRDLGYVVEGEPPAKPAKSWPLDIIVTEIH; encoded by the coding sequence GTGCTCGTCCTGCTGCCGCCGTCCGAAGGAAAGGCCGCCGGCGGCTCCGGCGCACCCCTGAAGGCCGAGGGGCTGTCGCTGCCCGGGCTGGCCGGGGCGCGCGCGGCCGTCCTCGACGAACTCGTCGAACTGTGCCTGACCGACGAGGAGCGGGCCCGCGACGTGCTCGGCCTCAGCGAGGGCCTGCGCGGCGAGATCGCCAAGAACGCGGAGCTGCGGACCGCCGGCGCCCGCCCGGCCGGCGAGATCTACACCGGCGTGCTGTACGACGCCCTGGGCCTGGCCACGCTCGACGCGGCCGCGCGGGCCCTCGCCGAGCGCTCGCTGCTCGTCTTCTCCGGGCTGTGGGGTGCCGTGCGGGTCACCGACCGGATCCCCTCCTACCGCTGCTCGATGGGCGTGAAGCTGCCGGCGCTGGGCGCGCTCGGCGCGTACTGGCGGGGCCCGATGGCCGAGGTGATGCCGGCGGCGGCCGGCGACGGGCTGGTCCTGGACCTGCGGTCCTCGGCGTACGCGACCGCCTGGAAGCCGAAGGGCGAGCTCGCCGGGCGGACCGCTACGGTCCGGGTGCTGCAGTCGCAGATGGTCGACGGGGTCGAGAAGCGGTCCGTGGTGAGCCACTTCAACAAGGCGACCAAGGGGCGGGTGGTGCGGGACCTGCTGCGGGCGGGAGCGGTCCCTCGGTCGCCGGCCGAACTGGTCGTCGCGCTGCGGGACCTGGGGTACGTGGTCGAGGGGGAGCCCCCCGCGAAGCCGGCGAAGTCCTGGCCCCTCGACATCATCGTCACCGAAATCCACTGA
- a CDS encoding bifunctional DNA primase/polymerase translates to MGSESGRDKRGEQGRFAQWLGRFRKPAVDDPGREREALLLAFAAAGMPLAPAAHPVGYRCSCERIGCPTPARHPLSFAWQTQSTTDRAQVERWARNQPHANFVTATGMVHDVLDVPLEAGVSALERLLAAGIDVGPVAESGGTGGHARMLFFTATRGTPEDEDEWWPCELDCHPETMDEHPGLRWHCRGSYVLVPPARLPGELEVAWVRGPEYPLPDPLTLLETLTDACARHAEGADHDPHPVAWPLSR, encoded by the coding sequence ATGGGGTCTGAGTCCGGCCGCGACAAACGCGGCGAGCAGGGCAGGTTCGCCCAGTGGCTAGGCAGGTTCCGCAAGCCGGCCGTCGACGACCCCGGCCGTGAGCGCGAAGCGCTGCTCCTGGCCTTCGCCGCCGCCGGGATGCCGCTGGCGCCGGCCGCCCATCCGGTGGGCTACCGGTGTTCGTGCGAGCGGATCGGCTGTCCGACGCCCGCCCGGCATCCGCTGTCCTTCGCCTGGCAGACGCAGTCGACCACCGACCGCGCCCAGGTCGAGCGATGGGCCCGCAACCAGCCCCACGCCAACTTCGTCACCGCGACCGGCATGGTCCACGACGTGCTGGACGTGCCGCTGGAAGCCGGGGTCAGCGCGCTGGAACGGCTGCTGGCAGCGGGCATCGACGTCGGACCCGTCGCCGAGTCCGGCGGCACCGGCGGGCACGCGCGCATGCTGTTCTTCACCGCCACGCGGGGTACGCCCGAGGACGAGGACGAGTGGTGGCCGTGCGAACTGGACTGCCATCCCGAGACCATGGACGAGCATCCGGGGCTGCGGTGGCACTGCCGCGGCAGCTACGTGCTGGTGCCGCCGGCGCGGCTGCCGGGTGAGCTGGAAGTCGCCTGGGTGCGGGGGCCGGAGTATCCGCTGCCGGATCCGCTGACGCTGTTGGAGACGCTGACGGATGCGTGTGCTCGGCATGCCGAGGGAGCCGACCACGACCCTCACCCGGTCGCCTGGCCCCTCAGCCGCTGA
- a CDS encoding TetR/AcrR family transcriptional regulator: MSDANSTPPGQVPKAPDATRRSERSRRAILDAALALVGEVGYNKLTVEAIAARAGVGKQTIYRWWPSKAAVLLDASLALAGDAAAQGEWTGFPDTGDLAADLKLVLRATVDELTDPAYEAPARALTAAGATDPELGARFTEQLLMPQLALYEERLRSAREAGRIDPDTDVRLAVEMLLGPLTHRWLLRTGPLSHAYADALVDRVLRGIAT, encoded by the coding sequence ATGTCCGACGCCAATTCCACCCCTCCCGGCCAGGTTCCCAAGGCCCCCGACGCCACCCGGCGCAGTGAGCGGTCCCGCCGCGCGATCCTCGACGCCGCGCTCGCCCTCGTCGGCGAGGTCGGCTACAACAAGCTCACCGTCGAGGCCATCGCCGCCCGGGCGGGCGTCGGCAAGCAGACCATCTACCGCTGGTGGCCGTCGAAGGCCGCCGTCCTCCTCGACGCCTCGCTCGCACTGGCCGGGGACGCGGCCGCGCAGGGCGAGTGGACCGGCTTCCCCGACACCGGGGACCTCGCCGCCGACCTCAAACTGGTGCTGCGGGCGACCGTGGACGAACTGACCGACCCGGCGTACGAGGCACCCGCCCGCGCGCTGACCGCCGCCGGCGCCACCGACCCGGAGCTCGGCGCCCGCTTCACCGAACAACTCCTCATGCCGCAGCTCGCGCTGTACGAGGAGCGGCTGCGGTCCGCCCGGGAGGCGGGGCGGATCGACCCGGACACCGACGTCCGCCTCGCCGTGGAAATGCTGCTGGGCCCGCTGACACACCGCTGGCTGCTGCGCACCGGACCGCTCAGCCACGCGTACGCGGACGCTCTGGTGGACCGGGTGTTGCGGGGAATCGCGACATGA
- the ddaH gene encoding dimethylargininase: protein MHRDATPRRYLMCPPVHFRVSYSINPWMDPAKPVDLQLALTQWEDLRDRYRSLGHTVELLDPRAGLPDMVFAANGATVVDGRVLGARFAYPERAAEAEAHLEWFRAHGFTDIHEPSHINEGEGDFAVTATYLLAGRGFRSSPLSHDEAQEFFGRPVIGLDLVDPRYYHLDTALCVLDGDEVMYYPQAFSPGSRAVLRHLFPDALIATTADAEALGLNAVSDGRHVLLPQAATGLFEPLRARGFEPIGMDLGELLKGGGSVKCCTQELRPCP from the coding sequence GTGCACCGAGACGCAACACCCCGCCGCTACCTGATGTGCCCACCCGTGCACTTCAGGGTCAGCTACTCCATCAACCCGTGGATGGATCCGGCCAAGCCGGTGGACCTTCAGCTCGCCCTGACCCAGTGGGAGGACCTGCGCGACCGCTACCGGTCCCTCGGGCACACGGTCGAACTGCTCGACCCGAGGGCCGGGCTGCCCGACATGGTCTTCGCCGCCAACGGTGCGACCGTCGTCGACGGGCGGGTGCTCGGCGCCCGCTTCGCCTACCCGGAGCGGGCCGCCGAGGCGGAGGCCCACCTCGAATGGTTCCGCGCGCACGGCTTCACCGACATCCACGAGCCCTCGCACATCAACGAGGGCGAGGGGGACTTCGCCGTCACCGCCACGTACCTGCTGGCCGGCCGGGGCTTCCGGTCCAGTCCGCTCTCGCACGACGAGGCGCAGGAGTTCTTCGGCCGGCCCGTCATCGGCCTCGATCTGGTGGACCCGCGGTACTACCACCTGGACACGGCGCTGTGCGTGCTCGACGGCGACGAGGTCATGTACTACCCGCAGGCGTTCTCGCCGGGCAGCCGGGCGGTGCTGCGGCACCTGTTCCCCGACGCGCTGATCGCGACCACGGCCGATGCGGAGGCGCTCGGTCTGAACGCGGTGTCGGACGGGCGGCACGTGCTGCTGCCGCAGGCTGCCACGGGGTTGTTCGAGCCGTTGCGGGCTCGGGGCTTCGAGCCGATCGGCATGGACCTCGGGGAACTCCTCAAGGGTGGCGGCAGCGTCAAATGCTGCACCCAGGAACTCCGCCCCTGCCCCTGA
- a CDS encoding small ribosomal subunit Rsm22 family protein, protein MNLSAPTADALRAALAGLLDGLPPKQAAQAVDRLIANYRGRTPTDAPVLRDRSDVAAYAAYRMPATFEAVRSALAGLADALPGWAPASHVDVGGGTGAATWAVDATWDGPRATTVLDWAEPALALGRELAEASGSEVLREAVWRKAVIGSGLQVPEAELVTVSYVLGELTEDARHAVVAEAAAKAGTVLIIEPGTPEGYLRIREARDRLIAAGLRVAAPCPHDGTCPIVPGEDWCHFSARVSRSSLHRQVKGGTLAYEDEKFSYVAATRLPAVPAAARIIRKPQIRKGLVLLELCGPESEGLTRTNVTKRHGPLYKAARDTAWGAPWPPPPAD, encoded by the coding sequence GTGAACCTCTCCGCCCCCACCGCCGACGCACTGCGCGCCGCGCTCGCCGGCCTGCTGGACGGCCTCCCGCCGAAGCAGGCCGCGCAGGCCGTCGACCGGCTGATCGCCAACTACCGGGGGCGCACCCCCACCGACGCGCCCGTGCTGCGCGACCGCTCCGACGTGGCCGCGTACGCCGCGTACCGGATGCCGGCCACCTTCGAGGCCGTACGGTCCGCGCTGGCGGGGCTCGCCGACGCGCTGCCCGGCTGGGCGCCTGCCTCGCACGTGGACGTCGGCGGCGGCACGGGCGCGGCGACCTGGGCGGTCGACGCCACCTGGGACGGGCCGCGCGCGACCACGGTCCTCGACTGGGCCGAGCCGGCCCTCGCCCTGGGCCGGGAGCTGGCCGAGGCATCGGGCTCCGAGGTGCTGCGCGAGGCGGTGTGGCGCAAGGCCGTCATCGGCAGCGGACTCCAGGTGCCCGAAGCGGAACTCGTCACCGTCTCGTACGTGCTGGGCGAGCTGACGGAGGACGCGCGGCACGCGGTCGTGGCGGAGGCCGCCGCGAAGGCCGGCACGGTGCTGATCATCGAACCCGGCACTCCGGAGGGGTACCTGCGCATCCGCGAGGCGCGGGACCGGTTGATCGCCGCGGGCCTGCGGGTCGCGGCCCCCTGCCCGCACGACGGCACCTGCCCGATCGTGCCCGGCGAGGACTGGTGCCACTTCTCGGCGCGGGTCAGCCGTAGCTCGCTGCACCGTCAGGTGAAGGGCGGCACCCTGGCCTACGAGGACGAGAAGTTCAGCTACGTGGCGGCCACGCGGCTGCCGGCGGTCCCGGCCGCCGCCCGGATCATCCGCAAGCCGCAGATCCGCAAGGGCCTGGTGTTGCTGGAACTGTGCGGCCCCGAGTCCGAGGGCCTCACCCGCACCAACGTGACCAAGCGCCACGGCCCCCTCTACAAAGCCGCCCGCGACACCGCCTGGGGCGCCCCCTGGCCCCCACCCCCCGCAGACTAG
- a CDS encoding SDR family oxidoreductase: protein MDNSGKKIAVVTGAGSGIGRSVAVALAAAGWSLALAGRRPEPLRATAEAAGAAAAEAVGEAAGQAVGAAEVLCVPADVSSPDDVAALYAAVRERFGRLDLLFNNAGTFGPGGVPVEDLGYEDWRQVVDVNLTGAFLCAQGAFRLMKEQDPQGGRIINNGSISAHVPRPNSIAYTATKHAVTGLTKSLSLDGRRYRIACGQIDIGNAATDMTERMQSGILQANGQLAVEPVMDAGDVARTVVHMAGLPLEANVQFATVMATAMPYIGRG from the coding sequence ATGGACAACAGCGGGAAGAAGATCGCGGTGGTCACCGGCGCGGGCTCCGGAATCGGACGCTCCGTCGCGGTGGCGCTGGCCGCCGCCGGCTGGTCGCTGGCCCTGGCCGGACGCCGGCCGGAACCCCTGCGGGCGACCGCCGAAGCGGCGGGCGCGGCGGCGGCCGAGGCGGTGGGCGAGGCGGCCGGGCAAGCGGTCGGCGCGGCCGAGGTGCTGTGCGTACCGGCCGACGTGAGCTCGCCGGACGACGTGGCGGCGCTGTACGCGGCGGTGCGGGAGCGCTTCGGGCGCCTGGACCTCCTCTTCAACAACGCGGGTACCTTCGGGCCCGGCGGCGTACCGGTCGAGGACCTCGGGTACGAGGACTGGCGGCAGGTCGTCGACGTCAACCTCACCGGTGCGTTCCTGTGCGCGCAGGGCGCGTTCCGGTTGATGAAGGAACAGGACCCGCAGGGCGGCCGCATCATCAACAACGGCTCCATCTCCGCCCACGTGCCGCGCCCGAACTCGATCGCGTACACCGCCACCAAGCACGCCGTCACCGGCCTGACGAAGTCCCTGTCGCTGGACGGCCGCCGCTACCGGATCGCCTGCGGCCAGATCGACATCGGCAACGCGGCCACGGACATGACCGAGCGGATGCAGAGCGGAATCCTCCAGGCGAACGGGCAGCTGGCGGTGGAGCCGGTGATGGACGCGGGGGACGTGGCGCGGACCGTGGTGCACATGGCGGGGCTTCCGCTGGAGGCGAACGTGCAGTTCGCGACGGTGATGGCCACGGCCATGCCGTACATCGGACGGGGCTGA
- a CDS encoding PhzF family phenazine biosynthesis isomerase, with protein MTFTDVLRYTAFSSDPEGGNPAGVVLDATALDAAAMLRIAADLGYSETAFLTPRPDGGDGPGGRGFGVRYFSPKAEVPFCGHATVAAAIAVAERTGPGDLVFVTSVGEVPVTVARTADGRLRATLTSVPPKVEDIDPADLAEALAALDWAAADLDPALPPRIAFAGARHLVLGAGTRARLADLAYDFGRLEALMLRLDLTTLQLVHRVGATDFDVRDPFPVGGVVEDPATGAAAAAFGAYARELGLVDADADSVLTLRQGVDMGRPGVLTVELRAGDPRIRVSGEGTAIPTT; from the coding sequence ATGACCTTTACTGACGTGCTGCGTTACACCGCGTTTTCCTCGGACCCCGAGGGCGGCAACCCCGCCGGGGTGGTCCTCGACGCGACCGCGCTCGACGCCGCCGCGATGCTGCGGATCGCCGCGGACCTGGGCTACAGCGAGACCGCGTTCCTGACGCCCCGGCCCGACGGCGGCGACGGGCCGGGCGGGCGGGGGTTCGGCGTGCGGTACTTCAGCCCCAAGGCGGAGGTGCCGTTCTGCGGGCACGCCACCGTGGCCGCCGCCATCGCGGTCGCCGAGCGCACCGGCCCCGGCGACCTGGTCTTCGTGACCTCCGTCGGCGAGGTTCCGGTCACCGTGGCCCGTACGGCGGACGGGCGGCTGCGCGCCACCCTGACCAGCGTGCCGCCGAAGGTCGAGGACATCGACCCGGCCGACCTCGCCGAGGCCCTTGCCGCGCTGGACTGGGCGGCCGCCGACCTCGACCCGGCGCTGCCGCCCCGGATCGCCTTCGCGGGCGCGCGCCACCTGGTGCTCGGCGCGGGTACGCGGGCGCGGCTCGCGGATCTCGCGTACGACTTCGGGCGGCTGGAGGCGTTGATGCTGCGGCTGGACCTGACGACGCTGCAGCTGGTGCATCGCGTCGGGGCGACGGACTTCGACGTACGGGATCCCTTCCCGGTGGGCGGGGTCGTGGAGGACCCGGCCACGGGGGCGGCGGCTGCGGCGTTCGGGGCGTATGCGCGGGAGTTGGGGCTGGTGGACGCGGACGCGGACTCGGTGCTCACGCTTCGGCAGGGCGTGGACATGGGGCGGCCCGGTGTCCTTACCGTCGAACTCCGTGCGGGTGACCCCCGCATCCGTGTCTCCGGCGAAGGCACCGCCATCCCCACCACCTGA
- a CDS encoding GNAT family N-acetyltransferase yields the protein MRVVRWVEGGVPAGLRRQVLELQDDAWPPPGGIASDGPSHDPLLHPVSLLLVDDTGTVLAALDLLHKELRHAGHGYRVAGLSTVVTRAAVRGRGHGRRLVTEARAVLAADPAVDLALFTCDRPLVPFYAAAGWAEVPGAVLVGGTAEDPFPSDAPGFDKAVMGGFFSERARAHRADFPDSRIALHPGTVDRLW from the coding sequence ATGCGGGTCGTGCGGTGGGTTGAGGGCGGGGTGCCGGCGGGGTTGCGGCGGCAGGTGCTGGAGCTGCAGGACGACGCCTGGCCGCCCCCGGGCGGCATCGCGTCCGACGGGCCGAGCCACGACCCCCTGCTGCACCCCGTCTCGCTGCTGCTCGTCGACGACACCGGCACCGTGCTGGCCGCCCTCGACCTGCTCCACAAGGAGCTCCGGCACGCCGGGCACGGTTACCGCGTGGCGGGGCTGAGCACCGTGGTCACCCGTGCGGCGGTCCGCGGCCGCGGACACGGGCGCAGGCTGGTCACCGAGGCCCGCGCGGTGCTGGCCGCCGACCCGGCGGTGGACCTGGCGCTGTTCACCTGCGACCGCCCCCTGGTCCCGTTCTACGCGGCGGCCGGCTGGGCCGAGGTGCCCGGCGCGGTCCTGGTCGGCGGCACCGCCGAGGACCCCTTCCCCAGCGACGCGCCCGGCTTCGACAAGGCCGTCATGGGCGGCTTCTTCTCGGAGCGGGCCCGCGCGCACCGCGCGGACTTCCCGGACAGCCGGATCGCCCTCCACCCCGGCACCGTCGATCGGTTGTGGTGA